Proteins found in one Salinibacter grassmerensis genomic segment:
- a CDS encoding recombinase family protein: MQIGYARVSTTGQNLDLQLDEFEKADCEKIYEEQISKMEALEEKGVDFVFLSEGIDTTTAQGKLTFHIFGALAEFERELSRGRTMAGLKAARGRGGDPAGPVAYAERGSLHLGHLRAV, translated from the coding sequence GTGCAGATCGGCTACGCCCGCGTTTCTACCACGGGTCAAAACCTTGACCTACAACTCGACGAGTTTGAGAAAGCTGATTGTGAAAAGATCTACGAGGAGCAAATCTCCAAGATGGAGGCCTTGGAGGAGAAGGGCGTCGACTTCGTGTTCCTGAGCGAGGGGATCGATACGACCACCGCGCAGGGAAAACTCACCTTCCACATCTTCGGGGCCCTGGCCGAGTTCGAACGCGAACTGTCACGGGGGCGAACGATGGCAGGGCTCAAAGCTGCCCGGGGGCGAGGAGGAGATCCCGCAGGTCCAGTCGCTTATGCGGAACGAGGAAGTCTCCACCTCGGGCATCTGCGAGCGGTTTGA
- a CDS encoding helix-turn-helix domain-containing protein, which translates to MRNEEVSTSGICERFDISRATLYRYVGSDGERRR; encoded by the coding sequence ATGCGGAACGAGGAAGTCTCCACCTCGGGCATCTGCGAGCGGTTTGACATCAGTCGGGCGACGCTCTACCGATACGTTGGTTCGGACGGGGAGCGCAGGCGCTGA
- a CDS encoding FitA-like ribbon-helix-helix domain-containing protein has product MANLTVKDLPDSLYKKLKSQAHANRRSIASEVTVLLERALGERATSEEDLLHRAKRLRDRTPTRLTEEKRREAVRRGRS; this is encoded by the coding sequence ATGGCAAACCTAACTGTCAAGGACCTGCCAGATTCCCTCTACAAAAAGCTGAAGTCCCAGGCCCACGCTAATCGCCGCTCAATCGCTTCGGAGGTGACAGTGCTTCTGGAGCGGGCCCTTGGAGAGCGCGCCACTTCCGAAGAAGATCTTCTCCACCGGGCAAAGCGGCTCCGTGACCGAACTCCGACCCGCCTTACCGAAGAAAAGCGCCGGGAGGCCGTCCGGCGAGGTCGATCGTGA